A section of the Nerophis ophidion isolate RoL-2023_Sa linkage group LG16, RoL_Noph_v1.0, whole genome shotgun sequence genome encodes:
- the slc6a14 gene encoding sodium- and chloride-dependent neutral and basic amino acid transporter B(0+) isoform X3, which translates to MQTDHSGQDVQKLHVEEGGENPGRGTWASKKEYILSTIGYAVGLGNIWRFPYLAYKNGGGAFLIPYFVMLVLAGIPLFFLESALGQFCSQGPVHVWGAVPILQGVGVAMVLVTLMVSIYYNVIIAYSLYYMLASFQSPLPWSTCVEWADSHCSTSPKEYCNVSGLLVANWTQENISCPSSSKIRVPVQSPSEQYWDHVTLQRSASIEETGPVVWHLALCLLLSSILVAAALIKGIKSSGKVVYFTATFPYVVLVVLLIRGVTLEGARDGMELYVGSRSNLTKLTEAQVWKDAATQTFYSLSVGWGGVVTLASYSKFHNNVLKDAFVVTLTNAGTSVLAGCAIFSILGHMAHVYKMPVEDVVKEGFGLAFIAYADALSKLPVSSLWSFLFFFMLLTVGLDSQFGGIEVVTTCLIDSFPKAFTSKHATLTMTASGFLYLLGLPCVTQAGIYWVTLIDQFVASWVLLILALLEILGVVYIYGDPDLVSADLHAPHLWHSPLSGLGSRSGMVHGRVHPALDSCHCCMEADKSAGECSGACEVTVLALGKMASLSGRPSW; encoded by the exons atgcagacagaccactccggacaggacgtgcag AAACTGCATGTGGAAGAAGGGGGTGAGAATCCTGGCCGAGGAACCTGGGCCAGTAAGAAAGAGTACATTCTCTCTACCATCGGCTATGCTGTCGGTCTCGGAAACATCTGGAGGTTTCCATACTTGGCCTACAAGAATGGAGGAG GAGCCTTTCTTATACCTTACTTTGTGATGTTGGTGCTCGCCGGGATTCCTCTTTTCTTCCTGGAAAGCGCGTTGGGGCAGTTCTGCAGCCAAGGTCCCGTTCATGTCTGGGGAGCGGTGCCGATACTTCAAG GTGTTGGCGTTGCCATGGTGCTGGTGACCCTGATGGTGTCCATCTACTACAACGTCATCATCGCCTACAGCCTCTACTACATGTTGGCGTCCTTCCAGTCTCCTCTGCCGTGGTCCACTTGCGTGGAGTGGGCCGACAGCCACTGCAGCACGTCGCCAAAAG AGTATTGCAACGTAAGTGGACTTTTAGTGGCCAATTGGACTCAGGAGAACATAAGTTGTCCTTCATCCAGCAAGATAAGAGTTCCAGTGCAGAGTCCCAGTGAGCAGTACTGGGA TCATGTGACTCTACAGAGATCCGCTAGTATCGAGGAGACCGGTCCAGTCGTTTGGCACTTGGCTCTCTGTTTGCTGCTCAGCTCTATCCTCGTTGCTGcagcgcttatcaaaggcatcaAGTCGTCAGGAAAA GTCGTGTATTTCACCGCCACCTTTCCATACGTGGTGCTTGTGGTCTTGCTGATCAGGGGGGTGACGCTGGAGGGAGCCAGAGATGGGATGGAGCTCTACGTCGGGTCCAGGTCTAACTTGACCAAGCTGACCGAGGCACAG GTGTGGAAAGACGCTGCGACTCAGACCTTCTACTCCTTGTCGGTTGGTTGGGGAGGAGTCGTGACTCTGGCCTCCTATAGCAAATTTCACAACAACGTGTTGAAGGATGCCTTTGTTGTGACGCTCACTAATGCAG GCACCAGTGTGCTGGCAGGCTGTGCCATATTCTCCATTCTGGGTCACATGGCTCATGTTTACAAAATGCCTGTTGAAGATGTGGTGAAGGAAG GATTTGGCTTAGCCTTCATCGCCTATGCAGACGCTCTGTCCAAACTCCCTGTTTCCTCCCTCTGGTCCTTTTTATTCTTCTTCATGCTGCTGACTGTCGGCCTGGACTCACAGTTTGGAGGAATAG AAGTGGTCACAACCTGCCTGATTGACTCCTTCCCTAAAGCCTTCACCTCCAAACATGCCACGCTCACCATGACCGCCAGTGGGTTTCTCTACCTGCTGGGTCTACCTTGTGTCACTCAG GCAGGAATATACTGGGTGACTCTCATCGACCAGTTTGTGGCCAGTTGGGTTCTGCTCATCCTGGCTCTCTTGGAGATCCTGGGTGTGGTCTACATTTATG GTGATCCTGATCTGGTCTCTGCTGACCTTCACGCCCCCCACTTATGGCACAGTCCACTATCCGGTCTGGGCTCTCGCTCTGGGATGGTGCATGGTCGCGTTCATCCTGCTTTGGATTCCTGCCATTGCTGCATGGAAGCTGATAAAAGCGCAGGGGAATGCagcggag CGTGTGAAGTCACTGTGCTCGCCCTCGGAAAAATGGCATCCTTATCTGGACGTCCATCGTGGTGA
- the slc6a14 gene encoding sodium- and chloride-dependent neutral and basic amino acid transporter B(0+) isoform X1, with product MQTDHSGQDVQKLHVEEGGENPGRGTWASKKEYILSTIGYAVGLGNIWRFPYLAYKNGGGAFLIPYFVMLVLAGIPLFFLESALGQFCSQGPVHVWGAVPILQGVGVAMVLVTLMVSIYYNVIIAYSLYYMLASFQSPLPWSTCVEWADSHCSTSPKEYCNVSGLLVANWTQENISCPSSSKIRVPVQSPSEQYWDHVTLQRSASIEETGPVVWHLALCLLLSSILVAAALIKGIKSSGKVVYFTATFPYVVLVVLLIRGVTLEGARDGMELYVGSRSNLTKLTEAQVWKDAATQTFYSLSVGWGGVVTLASYSKFHNNVLKDAFVVTLTNAGTSVLAGCAIFSILGHMAHVYKMPVEDVVKEGFGLAFIAYADALSKLPVSSLWSFLFFFMLLTVGLDSQFGGIEVVTTCLIDSFPKAFTSKHATLTMTASGFLYLLGLPCVTQAGIYWVTLIDQFVASWVLLILALLEILGVVYIYGGNRFIMDAEMMLGQKNTSYWFWWRVCWFFISPGVILVILIWSLLTFTPPTYGTVHYPVWALALGWCMVAFILLWIPAIAAWKLIKAQGNAAERVKSLCSPSEKWHPYLDVHRGECYSEVDCGRGKNHSKRTTPEPDVNVISSSWL from the exons atgcagacagaccactccggacaggacgtgcag AAACTGCATGTGGAAGAAGGGGGTGAGAATCCTGGCCGAGGAACCTGGGCCAGTAAGAAAGAGTACATTCTCTCTACCATCGGCTATGCTGTCGGTCTCGGAAACATCTGGAGGTTTCCATACTTGGCCTACAAGAATGGAGGAG GAGCCTTTCTTATACCTTACTTTGTGATGTTGGTGCTCGCCGGGATTCCTCTTTTCTTCCTGGAAAGCGCGTTGGGGCAGTTCTGCAGCCAAGGTCCCGTTCATGTCTGGGGAGCGGTGCCGATACTTCAAG GTGTTGGCGTTGCCATGGTGCTGGTGACCCTGATGGTGTCCATCTACTACAACGTCATCATCGCCTACAGCCTCTACTACATGTTGGCGTCCTTCCAGTCTCCTCTGCCGTGGTCCACTTGCGTGGAGTGGGCCGACAGCCACTGCAGCACGTCGCCAAAAG AGTATTGCAACGTAAGTGGACTTTTAGTGGCCAATTGGACTCAGGAGAACATAAGTTGTCCTTCATCCAGCAAGATAAGAGTTCCAGTGCAGAGTCCCAGTGAGCAGTACTGGGA TCATGTGACTCTACAGAGATCCGCTAGTATCGAGGAGACCGGTCCAGTCGTTTGGCACTTGGCTCTCTGTTTGCTGCTCAGCTCTATCCTCGTTGCTGcagcgcttatcaaaggcatcaAGTCGTCAGGAAAA GTCGTGTATTTCACCGCCACCTTTCCATACGTGGTGCTTGTGGTCTTGCTGATCAGGGGGGTGACGCTGGAGGGAGCCAGAGATGGGATGGAGCTCTACGTCGGGTCCAGGTCTAACTTGACCAAGCTGACCGAGGCACAG GTGTGGAAAGACGCTGCGACTCAGACCTTCTACTCCTTGTCGGTTGGTTGGGGAGGAGTCGTGACTCTGGCCTCCTATAGCAAATTTCACAACAACGTGTTGAAGGATGCCTTTGTTGTGACGCTCACTAATGCAG GCACCAGTGTGCTGGCAGGCTGTGCCATATTCTCCATTCTGGGTCACATGGCTCATGTTTACAAAATGCCTGTTGAAGATGTGGTGAAGGAAG GATTTGGCTTAGCCTTCATCGCCTATGCAGACGCTCTGTCCAAACTCCCTGTTTCCTCCCTCTGGTCCTTTTTATTCTTCTTCATGCTGCTGACTGTCGGCCTGGACTCACAGTTTGGAGGAATAG AAGTGGTCACAACCTGCCTGATTGACTCCTTCCCTAAAGCCTTCACCTCCAAACATGCCACGCTCACCATGACCGCCAGTGGGTTTCTCTACCTGCTGGGTCTACCTTGTGTCACTCAG GCAGGAATATACTGGGTGACTCTCATCGACCAGTTTGTGGCCAGTTGGGTTCTGCTCATCCTGGCTCTCTTGGAGATCCTGGGTGTGGTCTACATTTATG gTGGAAACCGTTTCATTATGGACGCAGAGATGATGCTTGGCCAGAAGAATACCAGCTACTGGTTTTGGTGGAGAGTGTGCTGGTTCTTCATTAGTCCCGGTGTCATACTG GTGATCCTGATCTGGTCTCTGCTGACCTTCACGCCCCCCACTTATGGCACAGTCCACTATCCGGTCTGGGCTCTCGCTCTGGGATGGTGCATGGTCGCGTTCATCCTGCTTTGGATTCCTGCCATTGCTGCATGGAAGCTGATAAAAGCGCAGGGGAATGCagcggag CGTGTGAAGTCACTGTGCTCGCCCTCGGAAAAATGGCATCCTTATCTGGACGTCCATCGTGGTGAGTGCTACTCAGAAGTAGACTGCGGCCGGGGGAAGAATCACAGCAAGCGGACCACACCAGAACCAGATGTAAATGTCATTTCCAGCTCATGGTTGTGA
- the slc6a14 gene encoding sodium- and chloride-dependent neutral and basic amino acid transporter B(0+) isoform X2, whose product MQTDHSGQDVQKLHVEEGGENPGRGTWASKKEYILSTIGYAVGLGNIWRFPYLAYKNGGGAFLIPYFVMLVLAGIPLFFLESALGQFCSQGPVHVWGAVPILQGVGVAMVLVTLMVSIYYNVIIAYSLYYMLASFQSPLPWSTCVEWADSHCSTSPKEYCNVSGLLVANWTQENISCPSSSKIRVPVQSPSEQYWDHVTLQRSASIEETGPVVWHLALCLLLSSILVAAALIKGIKSSGKVVYFTATFPYVVLVVLLIRGVTLEGARDGMELYVGSRSNLTKLTEAQVWKDAATQTFYSLSVGWGGVVTLASYSKFHNNVLKDAFVVTLTNAGTSVLAGCAIFSILGHMAHVYKMPVEDVVKEGFGLAFIAYADALSKLPVSSLWSFLFFFMLLTVGLDSQFGGIAFTSKHATLTMTASGFLYLLGLPCVTQAGIYWVTLIDQFVASWVLLILALLEILGVVYIYGGNRFIMDAEMMLGQKNTSYWFWWRVCWFFISPGVILVILIWSLLTFTPPTYGTVHYPVWALALGWCMVAFILLWIPAIAAWKLIKAQGNAAERVKSLCSPSEKWHPYLDVHRGECYSEVDCGRGKNHSKRTTPEPDVNVISSSWL is encoded by the exons atgcagacagaccactccggacaggacgtgcag AAACTGCATGTGGAAGAAGGGGGTGAGAATCCTGGCCGAGGAACCTGGGCCAGTAAGAAAGAGTACATTCTCTCTACCATCGGCTATGCTGTCGGTCTCGGAAACATCTGGAGGTTTCCATACTTGGCCTACAAGAATGGAGGAG GAGCCTTTCTTATACCTTACTTTGTGATGTTGGTGCTCGCCGGGATTCCTCTTTTCTTCCTGGAAAGCGCGTTGGGGCAGTTCTGCAGCCAAGGTCCCGTTCATGTCTGGGGAGCGGTGCCGATACTTCAAG GTGTTGGCGTTGCCATGGTGCTGGTGACCCTGATGGTGTCCATCTACTACAACGTCATCATCGCCTACAGCCTCTACTACATGTTGGCGTCCTTCCAGTCTCCTCTGCCGTGGTCCACTTGCGTGGAGTGGGCCGACAGCCACTGCAGCACGTCGCCAAAAG AGTATTGCAACGTAAGTGGACTTTTAGTGGCCAATTGGACTCAGGAGAACATAAGTTGTCCTTCATCCAGCAAGATAAGAGTTCCAGTGCAGAGTCCCAGTGAGCAGTACTGGGA TCATGTGACTCTACAGAGATCCGCTAGTATCGAGGAGACCGGTCCAGTCGTTTGGCACTTGGCTCTCTGTTTGCTGCTCAGCTCTATCCTCGTTGCTGcagcgcttatcaaaggcatcaAGTCGTCAGGAAAA GTCGTGTATTTCACCGCCACCTTTCCATACGTGGTGCTTGTGGTCTTGCTGATCAGGGGGGTGACGCTGGAGGGAGCCAGAGATGGGATGGAGCTCTACGTCGGGTCCAGGTCTAACTTGACCAAGCTGACCGAGGCACAG GTGTGGAAAGACGCTGCGACTCAGACCTTCTACTCCTTGTCGGTTGGTTGGGGAGGAGTCGTGACTCTGGCCTCCTATAGCAAATTTCACAACAACGTGTTGAAGGATGCCTTTGTTGTGACGCTCACTAATGCAG GCACCAGTGTGCTGGCAGGCTGTGCCATATTCTCCATTCTGGGTCACATGGCTCATGTTTACAAAATGCCTGTTGAAGATGTGGTGAAGGAAG GATTTGGCTTAGCCTTCATCGCCTATGCAGACGCTCTGTCCAAACTCCCTGTTTCCTCCCTCTGGTCCTTTTTATTCTTCTTCATGCTGCTGACTGTCGGCCTGGACTCACAGTTTGGAGGAATAG CCTTCACCTCCAAACATGCCACGCTCACCATGACCGCCAGTGGGTTTCTCTACCTGCTGGGTCTACCTTGTGTCACTCAG GCAGGAATATACTGGGTGACTCTCATCGACCAGTTTGTGGCCAGTTGGGTTCTGCTCATCCTGGCTCTCTTGGAGATCCTGGGTGTGGTCTACATTTATG gTGGAAACCGTTTCATTATGGACGCAGAGATGATGCTTGGCCAGAAGAATACCAGCTACTGGTTTTGGTGGAGAGTGTGCTGGTTCTTCATTAGTCCCGGTGTCATACTG GTGATCCTGATCTGGTCTCTGCTGACCTTCACGCCCCCCACTTATGGCACAGTCCACTATCCGGTCTGGGCTCTCGCTCTGGGATGGTGCATGGTCGCGTTCATCCTGCTTTGGATTCCTGCCATTGCTGCATGGAAGCTGATAAAAGCGCAGGGGAATGCagcggag CGTGTGAAGTCACTGTGCTCGCCCTCGGAAAAATGGCATCCTTATCTGGACGTCCATCGTGGTGAGTGCTACTCAGAAGTAGACTGCGGCCGGGGGAAGAATCACAGCAAGCGGACCACACCAGAACCAGATGTAAATGTCATTTCCAGCTCATGGTTGTGA